Genomic segment of Marinilabiliales bacterium:
AGGATACAGGCCCCTCCTTCGAAGAGCTATGCCCAGAGGGCTATTGCCGTGGCCGCGATGGCTGAGGGGCGCTCGGTGATCCTGTCACCTGGCGATTCCGATGATGTGGTGGCCGCGGTAAATGTTGTGCGCCAGCTTGGTGCCAGGGTGGAAAAATGGCCTTTGAAGTCCGCTCCCCCGGGGGAGGCTGATACCGCTGAGGGATCTGCGGACGAACGGGGCCGGGCTGAAGAACGGGGAACCGAAAATGAGAAGGTAACCGGATTGGAACGAGATGATGAAGTAACGAAGGACCATTCTGTTGCCGGTAGCAGCCGTGGAGCGGAGGAGGGGAGTTCTGATGCCGGTGGTGGTCAGGGAACGGGAACGGGGAGATCGGCTTCCGCCACGGGAAAGGCAGTTGAACAGGGACTGGTTGTTTTTGGGGGACTGCAACGGCCGGATGGTATGCTGGACTGCGGTGAGGCGGGACTGAGTGTGAGGATGTTCTCGGCGGTGGCCTCCCTGTTTGACAGTCCGGTTACGCTTACCGGCCGCGGATCACTGCTGAAAAGGCCGATGGTGGTTATCGAGGAATCGCTCCGGGCGCTGGGTGTTGAGTGTACAACGGTAAATGGCTGCCTGCCGGTTACAGTGCGGGGCCCCCTGCCCGGCGGAAAAGCTGTGATCGACGGTTCTTTCAGCTCACAGGTACTCACGGGAATACTTATTGCCTCCCCGTATGCCGCATCCGATGTCACCCTGCTGGTAAAGAACCTTAAGAGCCGGCCCTATATTGACATGACTTTAAAGGTGATGGAGCTTTTCGGCGTGGAGGTTGAGAACAGGGGCTATTCGGAGTTCCTGGTCAGGCACGGTCAGCGGTACCAGCCCCGTGAGTACAGGGTGGAGGGGGACTGGAGCGGTGCCGCCTTCCTGCTTGTTGCAGGTGCGACCGGTGGAAGCGTGACCGTTGAAAACCTTGACACCTCTTCGCCGCAGGCGGACAGGGCCATTGTCGATGCCCTGGAGAGGGCCGGGGCGAATGTTGCGACCGGTACCGGGGAGGTGACGGTGTCGCGCGGCAATCTTGAAGCTTTTATGTTTGATGCCACCGACTGCCCCGATCTTTTCCCGCCTCTTGTAACCCTGGCTGCCTTTTGCGAGGGTACCACCACCATAAGGGGTGCGGAAAGGCTCCTGCACAAGGAGAGCAACCGCGCGGCAACGCTGAGCAGGGAGTTCGGTAAGCTTGGAGTTGAGGTGAAGGTGACCGGCGATATAATGAAAATTAAAGGAGGCGGGTGCAATGGCGGCACGGTTGAGTCGCACGGTGACCACCGAATAGCAATGGCCTGTGCCACAGCAGCTATTGCAGCGCATGGAGAGGTGCTGATTGAGGGTGCAGAAGCCGTGGCAAAATCCTATCCCCGCTTTTTTGAGGACATGGAGAGTTTGAGAAAGGGATAATTTGTTAACAGAAAACCTGATCAGATATGAACAGTACAGGAAGAATATTCAGGATAAGCCTGTTTGGCGAATCGCACGGCCAGGCCATAGGAGTGACCATAGACGGTTGTCCCCCGGGAGTCCCGCTTTCGGACGGTGATTTTGCCGGCGACCTTGGCAGGCGCCGTCCGGGAAGGGCGGGTACAACCCCGAGGGTGGAGGATGACCTCCCGGAGATCGTTTCCGGCCATTTCAACGGCCACACTACCGGTGCGCCGCTTACCATAATGTTCAGGAATAAAAACATCAAACCGGGCGACTATGATAACCTTAAACGCACACCGCGCCCGGGCCATTCCGATTTCGTAGCGTGGAAGAGGTTCGGAGGCTTCAATGATCACAGGGGCGGTGGACATTTCTCGGGCCGCCTTACCCTGTGCCTGGTGGCGGCCGGTGTTGTTGCCAAAAAGCTGCTGACGGGGATAGATATAGATGCACGGCTGGTGAGCGCCGGCGGAGATGAGGATATTGACAGGGCTGTAAAAGTCGCCATGGAGGCTGGTGATTCGGTAGGCGGCATTGTCGAGTGCCGGGCTGCGGGCATACCTGTAGGGTGGGGAGAACCTTTCTTCGATTCGGTTGAATCGGTGATTGCCCACATGGCATTTGCCATTCCCGCGATTAAGGGAGTTGAGTTCGGGTCTGGTTTTGCCGCTGCATCTATGAGAGGCAGCAGCCACAATGACCCCATAGTGGATGAGACGGGACGGACTGCCACGAATAATGCGGGCGGGATAAGCGGGGGACTGACAAATGGGAACGAGCTTGTATTCAGGATTGCGGTAAAGCCTACATCCAGCATCTCGGTGGGCCAGTCCACCTACAGCATTGAGTCGGGAAAGATAGAGGAACTGAAGGTAAAGGGACGTCACGATGCATGCATTGCCCTCAGGGTGCCGGTGGTGCTGGAGGCTATAACAGCCGTGGCCCTGGCCGATTTGAAG
This window contains:
- the aroA gene encoding 3-phosphoshikimate 1-carboxyvinyltransferase, with translation MKKRTGPSAIEGRIQAPPSKSYAQRAIAVAAMAEGRSVILSPGDSDDVVAAVNVVRQLGARVEKWPLKSAPPGEADTAEGSADERGRAEERGTENEKVTGLERDDEVTKDHSVAGSSRGAEEGSSDAGGGQGTGTGRSASATGKAVEQGLVVFGGLQRPDGMLDCGEAGLSVRMFSAVASLFDSPVTLTGRGSLLKRPMVVIEESLRALGVECTTVNGCLPVTVRGPLPGGKAVIDGSFSSQVLTGILIASPYAASDVTLLVKNLKSRPYIDMTLKVMELFGVEVENRGYSEFLVRHGQRYQPREYRVEGDWSGAAFLLVAGATGGSVTVENLDTSSPQADRAIVDALERAGANVATGTGEVTVSRGNLEAFMFDATDCPDLFPPLVTLAAFCEGTTTIRGAERLLHKESNRAATLSREFGKLGVEVKVTGDIMKIKGGGCNGGTVESHGDHRIAMACATAAIAAHGEVLIEGAEAVAKSYPRFFEDMESLRKG
- a CDS encoding chorismate synthase; the protein is MNSTGRIFRISLFGESHGQAIGVTIDGCPPGVPLSDGDFAGDLGRRRPGRAGTTPRVEDDLPEIVSGHFNGHTTGAPLTIMFRNKNIKPGDYDNLKRTPRPGHSDFVAWKRFGGFNDHRGGGHFSGRLTLCLVAAGVVAKKLLTGIDIDARLVSAGGDEDIDRAVKVAMEAGDSVGGIVECRAAGIPVGWGEPFFDSVESVIAHMAFAIPAIKGVEFGSGFAAASMRGSSHNDPIVDETGRTATNNAGGISGGLTNGNELVFRIAVKPTSSISVGQSTYSIESGKIEELKVKGRHDACIALRVPVVLEAITAVALADLKMLAQSRPPVKG